In Candidatus Woesearchaeota archaeon, a genomic segment contains:
- a CDS encoding ATP-dependent DNA helicase UvrD2, whose translation MDEKDYLLVLRALKEVPFNVGKNLLIDILIGDINNPSVERNKLHELNCFGDLAYSKEELSMVVDSLIRHGFIEQISFSTINKYAKVLKISVKGVDELRKPTFFKRKLAFSNNQKTFISSSEKELFKNFDFFLKDLNDEQKKAVVTPSKNVVCVAGAGSGKTRVLTKRVEFLIKYRGVNPSRILAITFTRKARQEMMYRLESSGITNARVETFNSFCEKVLRLHNDLIYDKPVRVMSFKDKIVGIRRALQEQGLNLRDALSIYFSYAQRRGKTDDQLAAIFMNDCFLALDTFKARGGLVDFSKDAPSSSLRSAQLLYNTCKELEEYMAERGLRDFSDQLLDALSFFRNNSSLVPEFDHILIDEFQDVNSSQMDLVELLNSENLFCVGDPRQSIFGWRGSDIKFIMEFEQSHDDVEVIFLRKNYRSQKLLVQFMNLAIKKLNMPDLESVLEEEGFLKLLKFKSEEEEHLFVLQAILGSEIPREEIFVLARTNKTLNEFSRLLKNNNVSHVVKSDEQIKKVDAKKGEVTLATVHAIKGLESELVFVLGCNSMNFPCKTSEHPVAELIKIKDYDKEEEERRLFYVAVSRAKKKLVMTYSGKNPSYFISSEMRLLAEKGKSAKFMFSDKGKKDVLSESFVDSRLNNKAKLLLLEELKVWRKNKSISLGIPAFTIFHDSTLLELIEKAPLDVDELGLVKGIGSEKIKKFGDELLSLIAKYS comes from the coding sequence ATGGACGAAAAAGATTATTTACTTGTTTTGAGAGCTTTAAAAGAGGTTCCTTTTAATGTTGGGAAAAATTTATTGATTGATATTTTAATTGGTGATATTAATAATCCTTCTGTTGAGCGTAATAAATTGCATGAATTAAATTGTTTTGGTGATTTGGCTTATTCTAAAGAAGAATTAAGCATGGTTGTTGATTCTCTGATAAGGCATGGTTTCATTGAACAAATCTCTTTTAGTACTATTAACAAATATGCTAAGGTCTTAAAGATTTCTGTGAAGGGTGTTGATGAGCTTCGTAAGCCTACTTTTTTTAAACGAAAATTGGCTTTTTCTAATAATCAAAAAACTTTTATTTCAAGCTCTGAGAAAGAATTGTTTAAGAATTTTGATTTTTTTCTTAAAGATTTGAATGATGAACAAAAAAAAGCAGTGGTTACTCCTTCTAAGAACGTTGTTTGTGTCGCGGGTGCGGGTTCTGGTAAGACTAGGGTTTTAACTAAGAGAGTGGAATTCTTGATTAAGTACAGGGGTGTTAATCCTTCTAGGATTTTAGCGATTACTTTTACTAGGAAAGCAAGACAAGAAATGATGTATAGATTAGAATCTTCAGGAATTACTAATGCTAGGGTTGAAACTTTTAATTCTTTTTGTGAAAAAGTTTTAAGATTGCATAACGATTTGATTTATGATAAGCCCGTAAGGGTTATGTCTTTTAAAGATAAAATTGTTGGTATTAGGAGGGCTTTGCAAGAGCAAGGTTTGAATTTAAGAGATGCTTTAAGTATTTATTTTTCTTATGCTCAAAGACGCGGTAAAACTGATGATCAATTAGCAGCCATATTCATGAATGATTGTTTTTTGGCTTTGGATACTTTTAAGGCAAGAGGTGGATTAGTTGATTTTTCTAAGGATGCGCCTTCTAGTTCTTTAAGAAGCGCTCAATTACTGTATAATACTTGTAAAGAATTAGAGGAATACATGGCTGAGAGGGGTCTTCGTGATTTTTCTGATCAGTTACTTGATGCTTTATCTTTTTTTAGAAATAATTCTTCTTTAGTTCCTGAATTTGATCATATTTTAATTGATGAATTTCAAGATGTTAATTCTTCTCAGATGGATTTGGTTGAATTGTTAAATTCTGAGAATTTGTTTTGTGTTGGTGATCCTAGACAATCTATTTTTGGTTGGCGTGGTTCTGATATTAAGTTCATAATGGAATTTGAACAAAGTCATGATGATGTAGAAGTTATTTTTTTAAGAAAAAATTATCGTTCTCAAAAATTGTTGGTTCAATTTATGAATTTGGCGATTAAAAAATTGAATATGCCTGACTTAGAATCTGTGTTGGAAGAAGAAGGTTTTTTGAAGCTTTTAAAATTTAAGTCAGAGGAAGAAGAGCATTTATTTGTTCTTCAAGCAATTCTAGGTTCTGAAATTCCTAGAGAAGAAATTTTTGTTCTTGCTCGCACTAATAAGACGCTTAATGAATTTTCTAGGCTTCTTAAAAATAATAATGTTTCTCACGTTGTGAAGAGTGATGAACAAATTAAGAAAGTTGATGCTAAGAAAGGAGAAGTTACTTTGGCTACGGTTCACGCAATTAAGGGTTTAGAATCTGAATTAGTTTTTGTTCTTGGTTGTAACTCTATGAATTTTCCTTGTAAGACTTCTGAGCACCCTGTTGCTGAGCTTATTAAGATTAAGGATTATGATAAAGAAGAAGAGGAGCGTCGTTTGTTTTACGTAGCTGTTAGTAGGGCTAAGAAAAAACTCGTGATGACTTATTCGGGTAAAAATCCTTCTTATTTTATTTCTTCTGAGATGCGTTTATTGGCTGAGAAAGGTAAATCTGCTAAGTTCATGTTTAGTGATAAAGGAAAAAAAGATGTTTTATCGGAGTCTTTTGTTGATTCTCGTTTGAATAATAAAGCTAAGTTGTTACTTTTAGAAGAGTTAAAGGTTTGGAGAAAAAATAAGAGTATTTCTTTAGGAATTCCTGCTTTTACTATTTTTCATGATTCTACTCTTCTAGAATTAATAGAAAAAGCTCCTTTGGATGTAGATGAACTAGGTCTTGTTAAAGGTATTGGTTCTGAGAAAATAAAGAAGTTCGGAGATGAATTACTAAGTTTAATCGCTAAGTATTCTTAA
- the alaS gene encoding alanine--tRNA ligase: MKPDKQVKKEFKLEVNKNPDEYFPTKKLVEEGFVRKHCSCGVYFWTKDLERTLCGEPSCSGGFQFFDDFVVNKNMSYVQVWKEFSDFMSSRGYTPIPRYSVVARWREDTDFVQASIYDFQPYVVNGDVDPPANPLVVPQFSLRFNDVDNVGITMSHHTGFVMIGQHAFMSEQDWDQDKYFKDLLDWFIIVVGIPEKELLIHEDAWAGGGNFGSCMEFFCRGAELANQVYMLFEQTLDGPKNLKLKVLDMGMGHERIAWFSQGSGTIYDAVFPDVMNKLIKKTGVERDEVFLKKYLPFGSLLNMDESDNMNDSWSLVAKRMSMGVDELKNKLLPLRALYSVAEHSRSLLVAISDGALPSNVKGGYNLRMILRRALRFIDENNWDLDLGDVCEWHASSLKSLFPELSNNLSHVKKILLVEKQKYDESKERNKKLVEKLIQKEITVDKLIEVYDSNGVDPEVIREEAKKKGVIVEIPDNFYSLITEKHALSEKKELIVEEKFELEGVNNTKILYYNHYDLVHFKANVIKIIKQSSYFVILDSTAFYPTSGGQIHDLGTINGEEVISVKKQGNIVLHELKNINFKEGVVVECKIDFDRRMQLAQHHTATHLLTGSSKRILGDHVWQAGASKTLEKSRLDITHYEQLSSDEIKKIEDLANEVVAQNRPIYKSFMKRNVAEAQYGVRIYQGGAVPGKELRIVNVLDFDVEACGGTHLDVTGDVGRIKIIRTSKIQDGVIRLEFIAGAAAENFFEKERQTINEAKLLLGCEAEQIPSRAQELFEAWKKSKKGKLQELKLESKEKSKGNVLEEAAINLKTQPEHLIKTLERFKADIEKNLKK, translated from the coding sequence GTGAAACCGGATAAGCAAGTCAAGAAAGAATTCAAATTAGAAGTTAATAAGAATCCTGATGAATATTTTCCAACTAAGAAACTTGTTGAGGAGGGTTTTGTTCGTAAGCATTGTTCTTGTGGTGTTTATTTTTGGACTAAAGATTTAGAAAGGACTTTGTGTGGTGAGCCTTCGTGTAGTGGGGGTTTTCAGTTCTTTGATGATTTCGTTGTTAATAAGAATATGTCTTATGTTCAGGTTTGGAAAGAATTTTCTGATTTTATGAGTTCTAGGGGGTATACGCCTATTCCTCGTTATTCAGTGGTTGCTCGTTGGCGTGAAGATACGGATTTTGTTCAGGCTAGCATTTATGATTTTCAGCCTTACGTTGTGAATGGTGATGTTGATCCTCCTGCGAATCCTTTAGTTGTTCCTCAATTTTCTTTGAGGTTTAATGATGTTGATAACGTGGGTATAACTATGTCTCATCATACAGGGTTCGTTATGATTGGTCAGCACGCGTTTATGTCTGAGCAGGATTGGGATCAAGATAAATATTTTAAGGATTTGCTTGATTGGTTCATCATAGTTGTTGGTATTCCTGAGAAAGAATTGTTGATTCATGAAGATGCTTGGGCTGGTGGTGGTAATTTTGGTTCTTGCATGGAGTTCTTTTGTCGCGGCGCGGAATTAGCTAATCAAGTTTATATGTTATTTGAACAAACGCTTGATGGTCCTAAGAATCTTAAATTAAAAGTTTTGGATATGGGTATGGGTCATGAGCGCATCGCTTGGTTCTCTCAAGGTTCTGGCACTATTTATGATGCTGTTTTTCCTGATGTGATGAATAAATTAATTAAAAAAACAGGTGTTGAACGCGACGAAGTATTTTTGAAGAAGTATTTACCTTTTGGTTCTTTGTTGAACATGGATGAATCTGATAATATGAATGATTCTTGGTCCTTGGTGGCTAAGAGAATGAGTATGGGTGTTGATGAATTAAAAAATAAATTATTACCTTTAAGAGCTTTGTATTCAGTTGCTGAGCACTCTAGGAGTTTGTTAGTCGCAATAAGTGATGGTGCTCTTCCTTCTAATGTTAAAGGAGGTTATAATTTAAGGATGATTCTTCGTAGAGCTTTAAGATTCATTGATGAAAATAATTGGGATTTAGATTTGGGTGATGTTTGTGAGTGGCATGCTTCTTCTTTGAAGAGTTTATTTCCTGAATTATCAAATAATCTAAGTCATGTAAAGAAGATTCTTTTGGTTGAAAAACAAAAATATGATGAAAGTAAGGAGAGAAACAAAAAATTAGTTGAGAAACTTATTCAGAAAGAAATAACTGTTGATAAATTAATAGAGGTGTATGATAGTAACGGCGTGGATCCTGAAGTTATTAGGGAAGAAGCTAAGAAGAAAGGAGTAATTGTTGAGATTCCTGATAATTTTTATTCTTTAATCACTGAGAAGCACGCATTGTCTGAAAAAAAAGAATTAATTGTTGAGGAGAAATTCGAATTAGAAGGTGTTAATAATACAAAGATTTTGTATTATAATCATTATGATTTGGTTCATTTTAAAGCTAACGTGATAAAGATTATTAAACAAAGTTCTTATTTTGTTATTCTTGATAGTACTGCTTTTTATCCTACTAGTGGTGGTCAAATTCATGATTTGGGAACTATTAATGGAGAAGAAGTTATTAGTGTGAAAAAACAAGGAAACATTGTTTTACACGAACTTAAAAATATTAATTTTAAAGAAGGGGTTGTTGTTGAGTGTAAAATAGATTTTGATAGGCGTATGCAATTGGCTCAGCATCACACCGCTACGCATTTACTTACTGGTTCTTCAAAAAGAATTCTTGGCGATCATGTTTGGCAAGCGGGTGCTTCTAAGACGTTGGAGAAGAGTAGGTTAGATATTACTCATTATGAACAATTATCTTCTGATGAAATTAAAAAAATAGAGGATTTGGCTAATGAAGTAGTCGCGCAGAATCGTCCTATTTACAAATCTTTTATGAAGCGTAACGTAGCTGAAGCGCAGTATGGTGTCCGTATTTATCAAGGTGGCGCGGTTCCTGGTAAGGAATTAAGAATTGTTAATGTTCTTGATTTTGATGTTGAGGCTTGTGGTGGTACTCATTTAGATGTTACTGGTGATGTTGGAAGGATAAAGATTATTAGGACTAGTAAGATTCAGGACGGTGTGATAAGGCTTGAATTCATAGCTGGTGCTGCTGCTGAGAATTTTTTTGAAAAAGAAAGACAGACTATAAATGAAGCAAAATTGCTTCTTGGTTGTGAAGCAGAACAGATTCCTTCTAGGGCGCAGGAATTGTTTGAGGCTTGGAAAAAATCTAAGAAAGGAAAGCTTCAAGAGTTAAAACTTGAAAGTAAAGAAAAATCTAAAGGTAACGTCTTAGAAGAAGCAGCTATTAATTTGAAGACTCAACCTGAACACTTAATTAAAACTCTTGAAAGATTCAAGGCTGATATTGAAAAGAATTTAAAAAAATAA